A genomic stretch from uncultured Pseudodesulfovibrio sp. includes:
- a CDS encoding META domain-containing protein has translation MYGIQAKITLALVVVAFLSMGCAKQENGETILPQLTGKVWVAEYILGKPVIDMTHSSIEFGEDGTVRGLAGCNSYHGSYTLNGSVVAFGPMAATMRACVDAINDQEMRFFQSLTQPQTVKFKDGLLLLIAEDGKISKFATQN, from the coding sequence GTGTACGGAATACAAGCGAAAATTACTCTGGCGCTGGTTGTTGTCGCTTTTCTGTCTATGGGATGTGCCAAGCAGGAAAACGGCGAGACCATATTGCCGCAATTGACCGGTAAGGTCTGGGTTGCCGAATACATCCTGGGTAAGCCGGTTATAGACATGACGCATTCTTCCATTGAATTCGGTGAAGATGGGACTGTCCGAGGTCTGGCCGGTTGTAACTCCTATCACGGCTCATACACGCTGAATGGCTCCGTGGTGGCTTTTGGTCCCATGGCGGCCACGATGCGAGCTTGTGTGGATGCTATAAATGATCAGGAGATGCGCTTTTTTCAATCCCTGACGCAACCGCAGACCGTGAAGTTCAAGGACGGTTTGCTTTTGTTGATTGCGGAAGACGGAAAAATCTCGAAATTCGCTACGCAGAACTAA
- a CDS encoding metal ABC transporter permease — protein MMDILGFEFMQNALIAGLLASLICGVIGSLVVVNRMVFISGGIAHASYGGVGLAFMLGLPVLPVTAAFTVCMAMIMALVTLRARERVDTVIGVIWASGMALGIILLDLTPGYNVDLMSYLFGSILAVPRQDLWLMAGLAFVVFGLVLFFYRGFLVMSFDEEFARSRGVPVDFLYCLLIVMVGVCVVMIIRVVGLILVIALLTIPPFMAERRTRSLSLMMLLATVLSVFFTVTGLWLSYSLDITSGAAIIAIAAVSFFMSLLIPQKTG, from the coding sequence ATGATGGATATTCTCGGCTTTGAATTCATGCAGAACGCCCTGATTGCAGGGTTGCTGGCAAGTCTTATATGCGGCGTTATTGGCTCACTGGTCGTGGTCAATCGTATGGTGTTTATTTCCGGCGGCATTGCTCACGCTTCTTACGGTGGGGTGGGGTTGGCTTTTATGCTTGGTCTGCCCGTGCTGCCTGTGACTGCGGCGTTCACGGTCTGCATGGCCATGATCATGGCTCTTGTCACGCTGCGGGCGCGAGAGCGTGTGGACACGGTCATCGGCGTCATATGGGCATCAGGTATGGCGCTCGGTATCATTCTTCTCGATCTGACCCCCGGGTACAACGTGGATTTGATGAGTTACCTTTTCGGTTCCATCCTGGCTGTACCTCGGCAGGATCTCTGGCTCATGGCCGGATTGGCTTTTGTGGTCTTCGGTTTGGTCCTGTTCTTTTATCGCGGGTTTCTCGTCATGAGCTTTGACGAAGAATTTGCCCGTTCCCGTGGTGTTCCCGTGGACTTCCTCTATTGCCTGCTTATCGTGATGGTGGGGGTGTGCGTGGTCATGATTATCCGAGTGGTCGGTCTTATTCTTGTCATTGCATTGTTGACCATCCCGCCGTTTATGGCAGAACGACGGACCCGTTCTTTGTCCCTGATGATGCTTCTGGCCACAGTTTTGAGTGTGTTTTTCACTGTAACGGGGCTGTGGTTGTCCTATTCTCTGGACATCACCTCTGGTGCAGCCATTATCGCGATTGCGGCAGTGAGCTTTTTCATGTCACTGCTCATTCCTCAAAAAACGGGATGA
- a CDS encoding DNA-binding protein codes for MKFKNEIKQEGYTRYRGAVDVSVYEYFNCDCSWKAEWYLKDGHYQCCGCKEKCETRDSEGFQKFLDLG; via the coding sequence ATGAAATTTAAGAACGAAATCAAACAGGAAGGATATACTCGATACCGAGGTGCGGTTGACGTTTCGGTGTACGAGTATTTCAATTGCGACTGCTCATGGAAGGCCGAATGGTACCTCAAAGACGGGCATTATCAGTGCTGTGGCTGCAAGGAAAAATGTGAAACCAGAGATTCTGAAGGATTTCAGAAGTTTCTTGATCTTGGATAG
- a CDS encoding glycoside hydrolase family 3 N-terminal domain-containing protein, with product MFQRLSLVILSLILTMIPTVATSADLDTMIGQMLMAGFRGYTVDTNSPIVQDIKDRHLGGVVLFDYDVELGKAERNIENPDQVKELNRQLQSFATTPLFVAVDQEGGKVQRLKREYGFHATPSAQNICASGDFKVRTSGYMVGTTLSANGFNLDFAPVADVNVNLGSPAIGKLERSFSADPQKVTRCAELFAGELKRSGVLSCLKHFPGHGSAGTDSHMGVTDVTKTWTETELIPYRELIAKRIPTMIMTAHIFNAHLDPKYPATLSHKIITGILRTDLGYEGVVITDDMNMKAITEQFGQEEAIRLAIEAGADILLFGNNLRYDPDIVKTAHAAIKQMVDNGTISHKRIEQSYERILVLKKTLN from the coding sequence ATGTTCCAACGCCTGTCCCTCGTTATCCTGTCCCTGATTCTCACCATGATCCCGACTGTTGCCACCAGTGCGGACCTCGACACCATGATCGGACAAATGCTCATGGCAGGTTTCCGTGGTTATACGGTCGACACGAACAGCCCCATTGTCCAGGATATCAAAGACCGCCATCTGGGCGGAGTCGTGCTCTTCGACTATGACGTGGAGCTTGGTAAAGCGGAACGCAACATAGAAAACCCGGATCAGGTAAAAGAACTCAATCGACAACTTCAGTCTTTCGCCACGACACCACTCTTCGTTGCCGTAGATCAGGAAGGCGGCAAGGTGCAGCGTCTCAAAAGGGAATACGGATTCCATGCGACGCCTTCCGCACAAAACATATGCGCGTCCGGTGATTTCAAGGTACGCACCTCCGGCTACATGGTCGGCACGACCCTGTCGGCCAACGGATTCAATCTCGATTTCGCGCCAGTAGCAGACGTAAATGTCAACCTTGGTTCCCCGGCCATCGGCAAGCTGGAGCGAAGCTTTTCCGCTGATCCGCAAAAAGTGACGCGATGCGCCGAACTCTTTGCCGGAGAACTGAAACGAAGCGGTGTCCTCTCCTGCCTCAAGCATTTCCCCGGGCATGGCTCAGCAGGCACAGACAGTCACATGGGTGTAACCGATGTGACCAAGACATGGACCGAAACCGAACTGATCCCCTACCGCGAACTGATCGCCAAACGCATCCCCACGATGATAATGACCGCACACATTTTCAACGCGCACCTTGACCCGAAGTACCCGGCCACCCTGTCTCACAAGATCATCACCGGCATTCTGCGCACGGATCTCGGCTACGAGGGTGTCGTCATCACCGATGACATGAACATGAAGGCCATAACCGAGCAGTTCGGTCAGGAAGAAGCCATCCGTCTGGCAATCGAAGCCGGAGCGGACATTCTGCTCTTCGGCAACAATCTGCGCTACGACCCAGACATCGTGAAAACAGCCCATGCCGCCATCAAACAGATGGTCGACAATGGAACCATTTCGCACAAACGGATCGAACAGTCTTATGAGCGGATATTGGTGTTAAAAAAGACGCTGAATTAG
- a CDS encoding zinc ribbon domain-containing protein yields the protein MEEHVSCHFRLDLTEPTRNINTVITCTKCGEKNSDDTLICSRCKNKLQSLHRSTVQGQQHPRPLETFRHEGVPTDAWRSIMRMVEAWAYVLVLAGVAAACAYTKTWWPMYPAVGLLGLLIWYRQV from the coding sequence ATGGAGGAACACGTATCCTGTCACTTCAGGCTTGACCTTACCGAGCCGACACGCAATATAAACACCGTGATCACATGCACCAAATGCGGAGAAAAAAACTCCGACGACACGCTGATTTGCTCTCGATGCAAAAACAAGCTCCAGTCCTTACACCGATCCACGGTACAGGGGCAGCAGCATCCAAGACCTTTGGAGACTTTCAGACATGAAGGTGTCCCCACTGACGCATGGCGGTCTATCATGCGAATGGTCGAAGCATGGGCCTATGTTCTCGTTCTCGCGGGAGTCGCCGCGGCATGCGCCTATACAAAGACATGGTGGCCCATGTACCCAGCAGTCGGATTGCTTGGACTACTCATATGGTATCGGCAGGTCTGA
- a CDS encoding TrpB-like pyridoxal phosphate-dependent enzyme has protein sequence MLKKIFLPQDQMPTQWYNPMPDLPTPMAPPLNPETMEPLTPEMLAPIFPDSLIAQEMSQDRFIDIPQEVLDVYKLWRPSPLVRADKLEKAIGAKCKIYYKDESGSPAGSHKPNTAVPQAYYNKLEGVERLATETGAGQWGTALSFACSQFDMECVVYMVKVSYEMKPYRKMLINTYGGTIFASPSEETRTGREMLAKDPDCKGSLGLAISEAVEDAATHDNTKYALGSVLNHVLIHQTITGLEVKKQLEMIDEKVTHLVGCVGGGSNFGGLVLPFLPEKLAGDPVKFIPVEPKACPTLTRGEYRYDFGDMARLTPLVKMHTLGHDFMPAPIHAGGLRYHGDAPIVCNIVEEGLTEPVAYFQTECFEAAKLFLETEGFLPAPETSHAIKGAIEVAKTAGPDDVVVFLYSGHGMLDLASYDAFNQGLLTNFELPQRDIEEALKACPKID, from the coding sequence AAATGCTGGCTCCGATTTTTCCGGATTCTCTCATTGCACAGGAAATGAGCCAGGATCGGTTCATCGACATTCCCCAGGAAGTACTCGACGTGTACAAGTTGTGGCGTCCATCGCCGCTGGTTCGGGCCGACAAGCTCGAAAAGGCCATCGGCGCCAAATGCAAGATCTATTACAAGGACGAGTCCGGTTCCCCGGCTGGTTCACACAAGCCCAATACTGCCGTTCCCCAGGCATATTACAACAAACTTGAAGGCGTTGAACGCCTTGCCACCGAAACCGGTGCCGGGCAGTGGGGCACGGCCCTGTCATTTGCCTGTTCGCAGTTCGACATGGAGTGCGTGGTCTACATGGTCAAGGTGAGTTATGAAATGAAGCCGTATCGCAAGATGCTTATCAACACCTATGGCGGCACCATCTTTGCTTCTCCTTCGGAAGAGACACGTACCGGCCGGGAGATGCTGGCAAAAGATCCCGACTGCAAGGGAAGTCTCGGTCTGGCGATTTCCGAAGCTGTTGAAGATGCGGCAACCCATGACAATACCAAATACGCGCTTGGTTCCGTGCTCAACCATGTACTCATCCATCAGACGATCACGGGTCTGGAAGTCAAGAAACAGCTTGAAATGATCGATGAAAAAGTCACTCACCTTGTCGGCTGCGTCGGTGGCGGTTCCAACTTCGGGGGTCTGGTGCTGCCGTTCCTGCCAGAGAAGCTGGCAGGTGATCCGGTCAAGTTCATTCCGGTGGAACCAAAGGCATGTCCCACTTTGACACGCGGTGAATACCGTTATGACTTCGGCGACATGGCTCGGCTGACTCCGCTGGTCAAGATGCATACGCTCGGCCACGATTTCATGCCTGCCCCCATCCATGCCGGCGGTCTGCGTTACCATGGTGACGCCCCTATCGTCTGCAATATCGTTGAAGAAGGGCTGACTGAGCCTGTGGCATATTTTCAGACGGAATGCTTTGAGGCGGCCAAGCTCTTCCTTGAGACGGAAGGCTTCCTGCCTGCGCCTGAGACCTCTCATGCCATCAAGGGGGCTATCGAAGTCGCCAAAACAGCCGGTCCCGACGATGTGGTCGTGTTCCTGTATTCCGGTCACGGCATGCTTGATCTGGCCTCTTATGATGCTTTTAATCAGGGGTTGCTCACCAATTTTGAGCTGCCTCAGCGTGACATTGAGGAAGCCCTCAAGGCCTGCCCGAAGATCGATTAG
- a CDS encoding DJ-1/PfpI family protein, translated as MMAKVALLLTQGFADWEYALIAGTGRPFYGIDIQFFAPEAGEIHSQGGLATVISQTVENIPEWSPNAVVVIGGTIWTSEDTPDVGELLKTQHSKGGIIAGICGGTLPLARAGLLNEVSHTSNDAEFLNENAAGYSGSEQFCASVSAISDNRVITAPGTAPVSFTAAIFESIGIDGTVVKQFREMMAAEHV; from the coding sequence ATGATGGCAAAAGTGGCCCTTCTCCTCACACAAGGATTTGCAGACTGGGAATATGCCCTGATTGCAGGGACTGGCAGGCCATTTTACGGCATAGATATTCAATTCTTTGCACCAGAAGCTGGAGAAATTCATTCTCAGGGCGGCCTTGCCACTGTTATCTCGCAAACCGTTGAGAATATCCCCGAATGGTCACCGAACGCTGTTGTGGTCATTGGTGGTACTATCTGGACGTCTGAAGACACTCCCGATGTTGGAGAGTTGCTTAAAACACAGCATTCCAAAGGTGGTATCATCGCTGGTATTTGCGGGGGCACTCTGCCACTTGCCCGGGCAGGGCTTCTCAACGAGGTCTCGCACACATCAAACGATGCTGAGTTTCTCAATGAAAATGCAGCAGGCTATTCCGGCTCAGAGCAATTTTGCGCCAGTGTCTCTGCAATCTCAGACAACCGTGTGATCACCGCACCGGGAACCGCACCAGTCAGTTTTACGGCAGCAATATTTGAAAGTATCGGAATAGACGGGACTGTCGTAAAGCAATTTCGCGAAATGATGGCAGCAGAACACGTTTAG
- a CDS encoding META domain-containing protein, translated as MAMNWKKYCCFVSLLLVMLLAFGCSSHEDTPTMDQKTLESELVNKVWNLKNLFARDVETDTPLTLKFNADGTVEGFGGCNSFNGKYTLTGDSLSFGPMATTRKACGAALGEQEYTYLTFLATISKVKVEDEELKLFSSDQSEPMVFTFGSGGLFW; from the coding sequence ATGGCTATGAACTGGAAAAAATATTGTTGTTTCGTTTCACTGCTGCTCGTGATGCTGCTCGCATTCGGGTGCAGTTCTCACGAAGACACCCCGACCATGGATCAGAAAACACTGGAAAGTGAACTGGTCAACAAGGTGTGGAATTTGAAGAACCTGTTTGCCAGGGATGTCGAGACAGATACTCCCCTGACCCTTAAATTCAATGCCGACGGCACCGTCGAAGGATTTGGCGGCTGTAATTCGTTCAACGGGAAATATACTCTGACCGGCGACAGTCTGTCTTTCGGCCCGATGGCGACAACCCGCAAGGCGTGCGGTGCGGCTTTGGGTGAACAGGAATATACATATCTGACTTTTTTGGCGACGATCAGCAAAGTCAAAGTGGAAGATGAAGAACTGAAGTTGTTCAGTTCTGACCAATCCGAGCCAATGGTATTTACCTTCGGCAGCGGTGGTCTGTTCTGGTAG
- a CDS encoding ABC transporter ATP-binding protein, which produces MVEPVVLIEGLTYSIGGTPILENVDLRIERGDYLAVLGPNGGGKSTLLKLIIGLLKPDFGSVRVLGVSPGEAGGRIGYLPQHTHVAQSFPITVLDAVCMGTVQPGFGGIAGLFHPGEAKDKARQALTRVNMQEFESRNLARLSGGQKQRVFIARALVDCPELLLLDEPTASVDSVSRDSLLRLLAELNEEMTVIMVSHDISSLASGVKSVACVNRTLHFHSAPVLTGDMFKMSYGGSENDCCPVELVTHGHVPHRVLGSHGHDHGPNEGEES; this is translated from the coding sequence GTGGTTGAACCTGTTGTTCTCATAGAGGGATTGACCTATTCCATAGGCGGCACTCCCATTCTCGAAAATGTTGATCTGCGTATTGAACGTGGAGATTATCTGGCCGTGCTCGGACCAAACGGGGGCGGCAAGTCCACATTACTCAAGCTCATAATCGGCCTGCTCAAACCTGATTTCGGTTCGGTCAGGGTACTTGGTGTGTCTCCCGGTGAAGCCGGAGGCCGCATAGGGTACCTCCCGCAACACACCCATGTGGCGCAATCGTTTCCCATTACCGTACTGGATGCTGTCTGCATGGGCACTGTCCAGCCAGGATTCGGCGGTATAGCAGGGCTGTTTCATCCCGGTGAAGCCAAGGACAAGGCTCGTCAGGCGTTGACACGCGTCAATATGCAGGAATTCGAATCCCGCAATCTGGCGCGGTTGTCCGGTGGGCAGAAGCAGCGTGTATTCATTGCCCGTGCATTGGTGGATTGCCCGGAACTCCTTTTGCTGGATGAGCCGACGGCCAGTGTGGATTCTGTCAGCCGGGATTCTCTGCTCAGATTGTTGGCCGAGTTGAATGAAGAGATGACTGTCATTATGGTCAGTCATGATATTTCTTCCCTGGCGTCAGGGGTTAAATCCGTTGCCTGCGTCAACAGGACGTTGCACTTCCATAGTGCTCCGGTCCTCACTGGCGATATGTTCAAAATGTCCTATGGCGGCAGCGAAAATGACTGCTGTCCCGTGGAGTTGGTCACCCACGGTCATGTGCCGCATCGAGTGCTCGGTTCCCACGGTCACGACCATGGTCCGAACGAGGGTGAGGAATCATGA
- a CDS encoding rhomboid family intramembrane serine protease has translation MHSSSNDSGFLGRAFRPVWVDLAPFVRDEPSAKLSHEEAKLWALILASRHVPHRLRQLSAAQGGGYTVQVQEWFADRAKGEISLYFEENTPDWRTVTLVDLRPVSGLEPTMYALALLVLFYWVYNRTFPGMGLYPALWVKLGSADAGAILSGEWWRLATALTLHGSGPHVAGNAVIGGVFIWLASRRLGAGLTWLLTFGAGILGNLINSIVLGVHHDAIGFSTATFGAAGVLAAISSFHMSGRRYHPDAGYVQRTFDFIRSAVIPFGAGLGLLAMLGAGEETDLGAHLFGFLSGLGLGFCTGFATNRLGLPNNVAGGWLYVAALAIPVFAWIWAWVT, from the coding sequence ATGCACTCATCCTCCAACGATTCCGGCTTTCTCGGTCGCGCGTTCCGACCCGTCTGGGTCGATCTTGCTCCGTTTGTTCGCGATGAACCTTCCGCAAAGCTGTCGCATGAAGAGGCAAAACTCTGGGCGTTGATCCTTGCATCCCGCCATGTGCCGCACAGACTCCGGCAATTGTCTGCTGCACAGGGTGGTGGGTATACGGTGCAGGTGCAAGAGTGGTTCGCGGATCGCGCAAAGGGCGAGATCTCGCTCTACTTCGAGGAAAATACGCCGGACTGGCGGACTGTTACCCTGGTTGACCTCCGGCCTGTCAGCGGGCTTGAACCGACCATGTACGCTTTGGCTCTTCTCGTGCTTTTCTACTGGGTATATAATCGGACATTTCCTGGAATGGGTTTGTATCCAGCTCTCTGGGTCAAGCTTGGCAGTGCAGATGCCGGGGCCATCCTTTCAGGCGAATGGTGGCGGTTGGCGACAGCGCTGACGCTGCATGGCAGCGGTCCACATGTGGCTGGTAATGCGGTTATCGGCGGTGTGTTCATCTGGCTGGCTTCACGCAGGCTCGGTGCGGGATTGACCTGGCTGTTGACTTTTGGAGCGGGAATTCTCGGCAACCTGATTAATTCAATTGTTCTTGGTGTCCACCATGATGCCATCGGTTTTTCCACGGCCACTTTTGGCGCGGCAGGCGTGCTTGCGGCTATTTCCTCATTCCATATGAGCGGGAGACGATATCATCCAGACGCAGGATATGTTCAGCGCACGTTCGATTTCATTCGGTCCGCAGTCATCCCATTCGGCGCGGGGCTCGGTCTGCTGGCTATGCTCGGAGCTGGGGAAGAAACCGATCTTGGAGCACACCTGTTTGGCTTTTTGTCCGGTCTCGGTCTTGGATTTTGTACTGGGTTCGCTACAAATCGTCTTGGGCTACCGAATAATGTCGCGGGCGGTTGGTTGTATGTGGCAGCCCTTGCCATACCAGTATTTGCCTGGATATGGGCATGGGTGACATGA